A single window of Deltaproteobacteria bacterium DNA harbors:
- a CDS encoding HypC/HybG/HupF family hydrogenase formation chaperone, whose product MCLAIPGEILSIQGEEPLSRTARVSFGGLVKEVSLACVPQAQVGNYVLVHVGFAINILDASAAQQTWELLRQLDRPSK is encoded by the coding sequence ATGTGTCTGGCGATTCCGGGGGAAATTTTGAGCATCCAGGGAGAGGAGCCGCTCTCCCGCACGGCCCGGGTGAGTTTCGGCGGCCTGGTCAAAGAGGTCAGCCTGGCCTGTGTACCACAGGCTCAGGTGGGCAATTATGTCCTGGTCCACGTGGGTTTTGCCATTAATATCCTGGACGCATCTGCGGCCCAGCAGACCTGGGAATTATTGCGGCAATTGGATAGGCCATCAAAATAG